One genomic window of Camelina sativa cultivar DH55 chromosome 5, Cs, whole genome shotgun sequence includes the following:
- the LOC109133056 gene encoding uncharacterized protein LOC109133056 gives MSALVALCRARATTASSSLFNSVIRPAFRSFSTGFADAQNKSLVAQMKEEMLHMDINSMVGSSMPLGMMRIGTIIHNIEMNPGQGAKMVRAAGTNAKILKEPASGKCLIKLPSGNTKWINARCRATIGTVSNPSHGTKKLRKAGQSRWLGIRPKVRGVAMNPCDHPHGGGEGKSKSSGSRGRTSTSPWGKPCKGGYKSASVKKKKKRLAAAAAKM, from the exons ATGTCGGCGCTTGTGGCGTTATGCAGAGCTCGAGCTACTACTGCTTCGTCTTCTTTATTCAACAGCGTTATTCGTCCAGCATTTCGCAGTTTCTCTACAG GTTTTGCTGATGCACAGAACAAATCATTGGTGGCGCAGATGAAAGAAGAGATGCTCCACATGGACATCAACTCAATGGTGGGAAGTTCTATGCCACTAGGTATGATGCGTATCGGAACAATCATCCACAACATCGAGATGAACCCAGGGCAAGGCGCCAAGATGGTCCGAGCTGCAGGAACCAACGCCAAGATCCTAAAGGAGCCTGCTTCAGGGAAATGCTTGATAAAGCTTCCATCAGGGAACACCAAGTGGATCAACGCCAGGTGCCGTGCTACGATTGGCACAGTATCAAACCCGTCTCACGGAACGAAGAAGCTTAGGAAAGCAGGACAGAGTAGGTGGTTGGGGATAAGGCCCAAAGTCAGAGGAGTGGCGATGAACCCGTGTGATCACCCACACGGTGGAGGTGAAGGAAAAAgcaaaagtagtggaagccgaGGAAGGACATCAACAAGTCCGTGGGGGAAACCGTGTAAAGGCGGGTACAAATCCGCTAgtgtcaagaagaagaagaagcgtttGGCAGCTGCAGCAGCAAAAATGTGA
- the LOC104784937 gene encoding uncharacterized protein LOC104784937: MDGLIPMAYKAMKKNLTRRRYERLSSSATTRESYEFVSDIEMNVDGHHRRRWSIGDFSSLSSRETKRNGGVAPEKGFSPPREGQLVRFKSHRLFSCISGQ; this comes from the coding sequence ATGGATGGTTTAATACCAATGGCCTATAAGGCTATGAAGAAGAACCTAACTCGTCGTCGTTACGAACGTCTCTCCTCTTCCGCCACGACTCGTGAGTCTTACGAATTCGTCTCTGATATTGAAATGAACGTCGACGGTCACCACCGCCGTCGCTGGTCCATCGGAGATTTCTCATCGTTATCAAGCcgggaaacaaaaagaaacggTGGCGTAGCTCCGGAGAAAGGTTTTTCTCCGCCGCGGGAAGGTCAGCTTGTGAGGTTCAAGAGCCATAGATTGTTTTCTTGCATCTCAGGTCAATAA
- the LOC104784935 gene encoding 4-hydroxy-tetrahydrodipicolinate reductase 1, chloroplastic produces MNGLMASSSVFLHRPVDSRLAFASRTSHNAGKCGNGRVSFMRIGTRRLPVVLSMTASVDSGDEVVKSVLPGNGISIMVNGCSGKMGKAVIKAADSAGVNFVPISFGSAGEDGQKVEVCGKEITVHGPAEREKVLSSVFEKHPELIVVDYTIPSAVNDNAELYSKVGVPFVMGTTGGDRDKLYETVEKAKIYAVISPQMGKQVVAFLAAMEIMAEQFPGAFSGYSLDVMESHQASKLDASGTAKAVISCFQELGVSYDMDQIQLIRDPKQQVEMVGVPEEHISGHAFHLYHLTSPDETVSFEFQHNVCGRSIYAEGTVDAVLFLAKKIRLKADQRIYNMIDVLREGNMR; encoded by the exons ATGAACGG GTTAATGGCGTCTTCAAGTGTGTTCCTTCATCGTCCAGTGGACTCGCGTCTCGCATTTGCTTCTAGAACGAGTCACAATGCAGGAAAATGCGGTAACGGCCGTGTTAGTTTCATGAGAATTGGGACACGTCGTCTTCCGGTGGTTTTATCGATGACGGCGTCGGTAGATTCCGGTGACGAGGTCGTCAAGTCTGTTTTGCCTGGAAATGGCATATCCATCATG GTGAATGGATGCAGTGGCAAAATGGGGAAAGCTGTGATCAAAGCAGCAGACTCTGCTGGAGTAAATTTTGTTCCCATATCGTTTGGTTCTGCTGGTGAGGATGGTCAGAAGGTTGAGGTATGTGGAAAGGAGATTACTGTGCATGGTCCTGctgaaagagaaaaagttctCTCTTCCGTATTTGAGAAGCACCCGGAGCTAATTGTTGTTGACTACACAATTCCTTCTGCAGTAAATG ATAATGCGGAGCTGTATAGCAAAGTTGGTGTTCCTTTCGTCATGGGAACAACTGGTGGTGATAGGGACAAATTGTATGAAACTGTTGAGAAAGCAAAGATTTATGCAGTGATTTCCCCACAGATGGGTAAACAG GTTGTAGCATTTCTTGCGGCAATGGAGATCATGGCTGAGCAGTTTCCGGGAGCCTTTTCTGGTTATTCATTGGAT GTGATGGAGTCTCATCAGGCTAGCAAATTGGATGCATCTGGAACAGCAAAAGCTGTTATTTCTTGCTTCCAGGAATTGGGTGTGTCTTACGACATGGATCAG ATACAATTGATTCGGGATCCAAAACAGCAAGTGGAGATGGTTGGTGTTCCCGAAGAGCATATCTCTGGCCACGCtttccatctttatcacttGACATCACCCGATGAAAC TGTCTCCTTTGAGTTCCAGCACAATGTCTGTGGCAGATCAATATATGCTGAGGGTACTGTTGATGCCGTGCTCTTCCTCGCCAAAAAG ATTCGATTGAAAGCAGATCAGCGAATCTACAACATGATCGATGTTTTGAGAGAGGGAAACATGCGTTAA
- the LOC104784938 gene encoding late embryogenesis abundant protein At1g64065-like produces MSHYAETTYGRRSKDVDEACRICQPKQSDITGKIIIFTLAGLCILLFIFIIVGFSFIAKPLKASLTSVAVRSLSYNKDTSSSLYFNSTLAMEIRIENPNLGFFEFPTSKGDVLYNGQVVGEMRISGQRVASFGSIGTEVRTEVGYKGNQRSPIWLKNDIERRLIILNTRAKLRGEIHLKALNKRTVSLNCLMHLNLKDEVIHRLWCK; encoded by the coding sequence ATGTCACACTATGCTGAAACTACATATGGAAGGAGGAGCAAAGATGTTGATGAAGCTTGCAGAATTTGCCAACCGAAACAGAGTGACATCACCGGTAAAATCATCATTTTCACCCTTGCTGGACTTTGCATTCtgctcttcatcttcatcatcgtcgGTTTCTCTTTCATAGCCAAGCCACTGAAAGCAAGCTTGACATCTGTTGCTGTAAGAAGCCTCAGCTACAACAAAGATACATCATCATCGCTTTACTTCAACTCAACACTGGCTATGGAAATCAGAATTGAGAATCCTAATCTCGGGTTCTTTGAGTTTCCCACTAGTAAAGGAGATGTCTTGTACAACGGCCAAGTTGTTGGTGAAATGAGGATTAGTGGACAACGAGTGGCTTCTTTTGGTTCCATAGGAACAGAGGTTAGGACAGAAGTGGGATACAAAGGGAATCAAAGATCACCTATTTGGTTGAAGAATGATATAGAGAGAAGGCTAATAATCCTTAACACCAGAGCTAAACTGAGAGGTGAAATACACTTGAAGGCTTTGAACAAGAGAACAGTGAGTTTGAATTGTCTAATGCATCTTAATCTGAAAGATGAGGTGATTCATCGTTTGTGGTGTAAATGA
- the LOC104784936 gene encoding transcription termination factor MTERF4, chloroplastic-like, with protein sequence MRYLLLRRNKFVTLIKRECFIFPIISSSPETKTLINPDPNTPQFQNPCSISRIAHYATQSSKFPEYEMPTVTWGVIQGKKEKLVNRVKICDYLKGLGIITDELESIELPSTIEVMCERVEFLQKLGLTIDDINEYPLMLGCSVRKNLIPVLAYLEKIGIPRSKLGEFVKNYPQVLHASVVVELAPVVKFLRGLDVEKQDLGYVLMKYPELLGFKLEGTMSTSVAYLVSIGVSPRDIGPMVTQYPYLLGMRVGTMIKPLVDYLISFGLPKKIVARMLEKRAYVVGYNLEETVKPNVDCLISFGIKKEVLPLVIAQYPQILGLPVKAKMSTQQYFFSLKLKIDPEGFARVVEKMPQIVSLKQNVVMKPVEFLLGRAFPVEDIAKMVVRCPQILCSRVELMKNSYYFYKTEMGRPMKELVEYPEYFTYSLESRIKPRYQKLQSKGIRSSLNWFLNCSDQRFEERLQGNYIDPDTEGPTFDMGGKLDMPGGEIVSDEEEDESDG encoded by the coding sequence ATGAGGTATCTTCTTCTGAGGAGGAACAAGTTCGTAACTTTGATCAAAAGAGAGTGTTTCATCTTTCCGATTATATCATCATCCCCTGAAACTAAAACCCTGATAAACCCAGATCCTAATACCCCTCAATTTCAAAACCCTTGTTCGATTTCAAGGATTGCTCACTATGCAACTCAATCTTCAAAGTTCCCGGAGTACGAGATGCCTACAGTCACATGGGGAGTTATACAagggaagaaagagaagctcGTGAATCGTGTCAAAATCTGCGATTATCTCAAAGGTTTGGGGATAATCACCGATGAATTGGAGAGTATTGAGTTACCTTCCACCATTGAAGTCATGTGTGAGCGTGTTGAGTTCTTACAGAAGCTAGGGTTGACCATAGACGATATAAATGAGTATCCTTTGATGTTAGGTTGCAGTGTTCGTAAGAATTTGATTCCTGTCTTGGCTTACTTAGAGAAAATTGGAATCCCGAGATCGAAATTAGGAGAATTTGTTAAGAACTATCCTCAGGTTCTTCATGCAAGTGTGGTTGTTGAGCTTGCTCCTGTGGTTAAGTTTCTTAGAGGTCTTGACGTTGAGAAGCAAGATTTAGGGTATGTTCTGATGAAGTATCCTGAGCTTTTAGGGTTTAAACTCGAAGGCACTATGAGCACATCCGTTGCGTATTTGGTAAGCATTGGTGTGAGTCCTAGGGACATTGGTCCTATGGTGACTCAGTATCCTTATCTTTTGGGAATGAGAGTTGGAACCATGATCAAACCTCTTGTAGATTATCTAATTTCCTTTGGCTTGCCGAAGAAAATAGTGGCTAGGATGCTAGAGAAACGTGCATATGTAGTCGGATACAATCTTGAGGAGACTGTTAAACCAAATGTAgattgtttgattagttttggCATCAAGAAAGAAGTACTACCTTTGGTTATAGCTCAATATCCTCAAATTCTTGGCTTACCGGTGAAAGCTAAGATGTCTACACAACAGTACTTTTTCAGCTTGAAGCTCAAGATTGATCCTGAAGGGTTTGCTCGTGTGGTAGAGAAAATGCCACAGATTGTTAGCCTGAAGCAGAATGTGGTAATGAAACCCGTTGAGTTTCTCTTGGGCAGGGCGTTTCCAGTTGAGGACATTGCGAAAATGGTTGTGAGATGTCCTCAGATCCTCTGTTCCCGAGTCGAACTCATGAAGAATAGCTACTACTTTTACAAGACTGAGATGGGGAGACCGATGAAAGAACTCGTGGAGTACCCTGAGTATTTTACTTATAGCTTGGAGTCAAGAATCAAACCGAGGTACCAGAAGCTACAGAGCAAAGGAATTAGGAGTTCATTGAACTGGTTCCTTAATTGCAGTGACCAAAGATTTGAGGAACGGTTGCAAGGTAACTATATTGATCCAGATACTGAAGGTCCAACATTTGACATGGGTGGGAAGTTAGATATGCCTGGTGGCGAGATTGTGtctgatgaggaagaagatgagagtgaTGGATGA
- the LOC104784934 gene encoding 6,7-dimethyl-8-ribityllumazine synthase, chloroplastic: protein MKSLASPPCLRLIPTAHRQLNSRQSSSACYIHGGASANKSNNLSFSSSASASGFASPLVVEKELRSSFVQTAAVRHVTGSLIRGEGLRFAIVVARFNEVVTKLLLEGAIETFKKYSVREEDIEVIWVPGSFEIGVVAQNLGKSGKFHAVLCIGAVIRGDTTHYDAVANSAASGVLSAGINSGVPCIFGVLTCEDMDQALNRSGGKAGNKGAETALTALEMASLFEHHLN from the exons ATGAAGTCCTTAGCTTCGCCGCCGTGTCTCCGCCTAATACCGACGGCACACCGTCAGCTCAATTCGCGTCAATCTTCCTCCGCCTGTTATATTCACGGTGGCGCTTCTgcaaacaaatccaataacctCTCATTCTCCTCATCCGCATCCGCATCCG GGTTTGCGTCACCACTCGTTGTAGAGAAGGAACTACGCTCTTCATTCGTACAGACGGCTGCTGTTCGCCATGTTACTGGGTCTCTTATCAGAGGCGAAGGTCTTAGATTTGCCATC GTTGTAGCTCGTTTCAATGAAGTTGTGACTAAGTTGCTTTTGGAAGGAGCGATTGAGACTTTCAAGAAGTACTCAGTCAGAGAAGAAGACATCGAA GTTATTTGGGTTCCTGGCAGCTTTGAGATTGGAGTTGTTGCACAAAACCTTGGGAAATCAGGAAAATTTCATGCCGTTTTATGCATTGGCGCTGTG ATAAGAGGCGATACCACACATTATGATGCGGTTGCTAACTCTGCTGCATCCGGAGTACTTTCTGCTGGCATAAATTCAG GGGTTCCATGCATATTTGGTGTACTGACTTGCGAGGACATGGATCAG GCTTTGAATCGATCTGGTGGCAAAGCCGGCAATAAGGGAGCTGAAACTGCTTTGACAGCG ctGGAAATGGCGTCTCTGTTTGAGCACCACCTGAACTAG
- the LOC104784939 gene encoding uncharacterized protein LOC104784939: protein MNRVTSSSNAQTKKKLSNSQSQPPEKKESNLKRERFPVNPLRGLSTRSSGSSTSSSNASGSGLTSGEASNGCHRFLLSHSFSSSSSSSSSSLGVVPRRPFRSVAKTPKSAPVVSQPLIRKKPRSTEEVKLKSNLTEKPNLHKSQRCKTNPISGKRPTCKVTMKQDKASVLKKQSSDSREVKQLRDSQTTIRVDDSIAQSTPVSKLGTGSDLIYRSKGEATEDGGRLSSNSSSYQDRTPPVQASVSPEIQCGSSMNLSASTQSQACYAAGHLLSGVSDKRKCKPKGLLTVGENGFFEVGKGKILNDSDEFGEGYFGNDGSCDNVSIMPLPVDASVHWLLSPCDEEKEHEKEIYEDGFSQFPQIVECVGHETPSPLSDRSASPDYLCNISSGRSLSPMDICEETTRRISSSLSPNELFRFRRFFHLSSCDGEASAFDSTPTCELDPSEHLKGDKLSPLSVDSLGSENVIQTPESNSSFDNYFGVSCSQAENQKKHDVGSELESLTMTFQSTDLSPRIKASSQDPSCSSFNFESLATSSDSIDLSQFQRPLVEKLNSHMPEVRFQQTRDTEFVMQNYKESCAPPGKGRELLPCSAAESISTDGGGLICSEDSNWMACYKN, encoded by the coding sequence ATGAATCGAGTAACGTCTTCTTCAAATGCGCaaacgaagaagaaactttCTAACTCTCAGTCGCAGCCGCCGGAGAAAAAGGAGAGCAATCTGAAAAGGGAGAGATTTCCGGTGAACCCTTTGAGAGGTTTGAGTACAAGAAGCTCTGGAAGCAGCACTAGTAGCAGCAATGCGAGTGGTTCTGGTTTAACTTCAGGTGAAGCATCCAACGGCTGTCACAGGTTCTTGCTTTCTCATTCTttctcatcgtcttcttcatcttcttcttcttcgttgggAGTTGTTCCTCGTCGACCATTCAGATCAGTGGCTAAAACCCCCAAATCTGCTCCGGTTGTGAGTCAACCCTTAATTAGAAAGAAACCAAGGTCTACGGAGGAGGTTAAGTTGAAATCAAATCTTACTGAGAAACCCAATTTGCATAAGTCTCAGAGATGTAAGACGAATCCTATATCTGGAAAGAGACCAACTTGTAAAGTTACCATGAAGCAGGATAAAGCTTCAGTCTTGAAGAAACAATCTTCTGATTCTAGAGAGGTTAAGCAGCTTAGAGATAGCCAAACTACGATTAGAGTAGATGACAGTATTGCTCAGAGTACTCCTGTGTCTAAGTTAGGAACTGGATCtgatttaatttatagaagCAAGGGTGAAGCTACAGAAGATGGTGGTAGACTAAGTAGCAACAGTAGTAGTTATCAAGACAGGACACCACCTGTTCAAGCTTCGGTGTCTCCAGAGATACAGTGTGGATCGTCTATGAATTTGTCTGCATCAACTCAATCACAAGCTTGTTATGCTGCTGGCCATTTACTCTCAGGTGTTAGTGATAAGAGGAAGTGCAAGCCTAAAGGGTTACTCACTGTCGGTGAAAATGGTTTTTTTGAGGTTGGTAAGGGAAAGATACTGAATGATTCTGATGAATTTGGTGAGGGATATTTTGGTAATGATGGAAGTTGTGATAACGTTTCTATCATGCCTTTGCCTGTGGATGCGTCAGTGCACTGGCTTTTATCTCCTTGTGATGAGGAGAAAGAACATGAGAAGGAAATATATGAAGATGGCTTCTCTCAGTTTCCTCAAATCGTTGAGTGTGTTGGCCATGAGACTCCTTCGCCATTATCAGATCGTAGTGCTTCTCCGGATTATTTATGCAACATTAGCAGCGGCAGAAGTCTTTCACCCATGGATATATGTGAAGAGACTACGAGAAGGATCAGTTCTTCGCTTTCTCCTAATGAGCTTTTTCGGTTCAGAAGGTTTTTTCACCTCTCATCCTGTGATGGTGAAGCTTCAGCGTTCGACAGTACCCCTACATGTGAGCTGGATCCTTCTGAGCATTTGAAAGGAGACAAACTGTCTCCCTTATCTGTTGATTCACTAGGAAGCGAGAATGTAATTCAAACACCAGAATCCAACTCAAGCTTTGACAATTATTTTGGAGTCTCGTGTTCCCAAgctgaaaaccaaaagaaacatgATGTTGGTTCAGAGTTGGAATCTTTGACGATGACCTTTCAGTCAACTGATTTGTCACCAAGGATCAAGGCTTCATCACAGGACCCGAGCTGTTCAAGTTTCAACTTTGAGTCTTTGGCTACATCTTCTGATTCCATTGATCTCTCACAGTTTCAGAGACCTTTAGTAGAGAAACTAAATAGCCACATGCCTGAAGTGAGATTCCAACAGACTAGAGATACTGAATTCGTTATgcaaaattacaaagaaagttGTGCTCCTCCAGGAAAAGGAAGGGAACTGCTTCCATGCTCTGCTGCGGAGTCAATAAGCACTGATGGTGGAGGTCTGATTTGTTCTGAGGATTCAAATTGGATGGCATGCTACAAGAATTAA